The following proteins are co-located in the Fischerella sp. PCC 9605 genome:
- a CDS encoding flavin reductase family protein, protein MLDEQAKKTMLLKIPHGLYICGVKDGEEINGFTASWLMQASFKPPLVVNCVNQNSISHQMIKNSGVFAISFLEEEQKDLAQKFFKRMRRVGNKFEDVEFYLGETGCPIISDSLGYIECQVVDAVSKGDHTVFVGEVIAAGIHREGKQLLLETTGWQYGG, encoded by the coding sequence ATGCTTGACGAACAGGCGAAAAAAACAATGCTGTTGAAAATACCCCACGGATTGTATATCTGTGGTGTTAAAGATGGGGAAGAAATCAACGGCTTTACAGCTAGCTGGTTAATGCAGGCTTCATTTAAACCCCCCCTGGTTGTAAATTGTGTCAATCAAAACTCCATTTCTCATCAAATGATTAAAAACAGTGGGGTATTTGCAATTAGCTTTTTGGAAGAAGAACAAAAAGATTTAGCGCAAAAGTTCTTCAAGCGGATGCGTCGGGTTGGCAATAAATTCGAGGATGTAGAATTTTATCTAGGTGAAACAGGTTGTCCGATTATTTCGGACTCTTTGGGATATATCGAGTGTCAAGTCGTCGATGCAGTATCTAAAGGCGATCACACTGTCTTTGTTGGTGAAGTGATAGCTGCTGGTATTCACCGTGAAGGTAAACAGCTGCTATTGGAAACTACAGGTTGGCAGTATGGGGGTTAA
- a CDS encoding class I SAM-dependent methyltransferase has protein sequence MNQQRELPDWNNLYQERQVETMPWYNPNLDVDLEQALIKLNIQTGTVLDLGTGPGTQAIALAKRGFQVTATDISQAAVSQAESKAKEQGLSISFRQDDIFNTHLNQEFDFVFDRGCFHVFNPDLRQDYVRIVHGLIKPKGYLFLKCFSHLETREGGPYRFTPEEITEIFGDRFNVISIHETVYQGTLDPLPRALFSILEKY, from the coding sequence ATGAATCAACAACGCGAGTTGCCCGATTGGAATAATTTGTATCAAGAACGCCAAGTTGAAACTATGCCTTGGTACAATCCGAATCTTGATGTGGATCTTGAGCAAGCCTTAATAAAGCTAAATATCCAAACAGGGACGGTATTGGATCTTGGTACTGGGCCGGGTACGCAGGCGATCGCCTTAGCTAAACGGGGTTTTCAAGTTACTGCTACAGATATTTCCCAAGCAGCTGTGAGTCAGGCTGAAAGTAAAGCTAAAGAACAAGGTCTAAGTATTTCTTTTAGACAGGATGATATTTTTAATACTCACCTTAACCAAGAGTTTGACTTTGTGTTTGACCGGGGCTGTTTCCATGTATTTAATCCTGATTTAAGGCAAGACTACGTTCGTATTGTACATGGTTTAATCAAGCCCAAAGGTTACTTGTTCCTAAAATGCTTTAGCCATTTGGAAACAAGGGAAGGGGGCCCCTATCGATTTACACCCGAAGAAATTACAGAAATTTTTGGCGATCGCTTCAATGTTATATCTATTCATGAAACGGTTTACCAGGGTACTTTAGACCCACTGCCACGAGCATTATTTAGTATTTTGGAAAAATATTGA
- the uvrC gene encoding excinuclease ABC subunit UvrC, which translates to MTTSAQTLPLVKDLERLENRLAEIPSEPGVYLMRDGSDRIIYIGKSRKLRSRVRSYFRESQKLTERIATMTRQVTEIEFIVTDTESEALALEANLIKQHQPYFNVLLKDDKKYPYICITWSEDYPRIYITRKRQLGNQKDKYYGPYTDAHLLREILRLCKRIFPLRQRPQPLFKDRPCLNFDLGRCPGVCQSLITPEEYRKTVQKVAMVFQGRSSELIDVLTEQMHKQAEALNFEAAARIRDQIAGLQSLTADQKVSLPDDTVSRDAIALAADTQHACIQLFQIRAGQLVGRLAFIAEVSSPSPTPPLELGAILQRVLEEHYQTADAVEIPTEILVQYALPEPEILGDVLTQRKGRKVTIVAPQRQTKAELIEMVERNAQYELQRMQKLSDRNQQAIEDLATILDLPDLPRRIEGYDISHIQGSNAVASQVVFIDGLPAKQHYRHYKIKNPTVTVGHSDDFASLAEVIGRRFRKYAEDPKLARIGNPDWPDLIMIDGGKGQLSSVVAVLQEMNLLEDLRVVSLAKKREEIFLPGESEPLATDAEQPGVQLLRRLRDEAHRFAVSFHRQQRSDKLKRSRLDEIPGLGHYRQKQLLGYFRSVDYIRQATPTQIAEVPGIGSRLAQEIYDYFHPS; encoded by the coding sequence GTGACAACATCTGCTCAAACACTGCCACTAGTAAAAGATCTAGAACGTCTAGAAAACCGTCTTGCTGAAATTCCGTCGGAACCGGGAGTTTATTTGATGCGAGATGGGAGCGATCGCATTATATATATAGGTAAATCACGAAAACTGCGATCGCGTGTCCGTTCTTATTTTCGAGAATCACAAAAACTGACCGAACGTATTGCCACAATGACAAGGCAGGTGACAGAAATTGAATTTATCGTCACCGATACAGAATCTGAAGCCTTGGCGTTAGAAGCTAACCTGATCAAGCAGCACCAACCATACTTCAACGTGCTGCTGAAAGATGATAAAAAATACCCCTACATTTGCATCACTTGGTCAGAAGACTACCCGCGTATCTATATCACCCGCAAACGCCAGTTAGGCAACCAAAAAGATAAATACTACGGCCCTTATACTGATGCTCACTTACTGCGGGAAATCTTGCGCTTGTGTAAGCGGATATTCCCCCTGCGACAACGACCCCAACCACTTTTTAAAGACCGTCCTTGCTTGAATTTCGATTTAGGGCGCTGTCCAGGTGTGTGTCAATCGCTAATTACTCCTGAAGAATACCGCAAAACCGTGCAAAAAGTAGCGATGGTGTTCCAAGGACGAAGCAGTGAACTCATCGACGTCCTTACAGAACAAATGCACAAACAAGCAGAAGCGCTGAACTTTGAAGCAGCGGCGCGGATTCGCGACCAAATTGCTGGGTTACAATCTCTGACAGCGGATCAGAAAGTGTCTTTACCGGATGATACTGTTTCCCGAGATGCGATCGCTTTAGCAGCCGACACCCAACACGCCTGCATTCAATTATTCCAAATTCGTGCTGGGCAATTAGTTGGTCGCCTTGCTTTCATCGCCGAAGTCTCCTCCCCCTCTCCCACTCCTCCCTTAGAACTGGGAGCAATCTTACAACGCGTCTTGGAGGAACACTACCAAACTGCCGATGCAGTGGAAATTCCTACAGAAATTTTGGTGCAGTACGCATTGCCAGAACCAGAGATACTGGGGGATGTGCTGACGCAGCGTAAAGGCAGAAAAGTAACGATTGTGGCTCCTCAGCGGCAAACTAAGGCAGAATTGATCGAGATGGTAGAGCGAAATGCTCAGTATGAATTGCAAAGAATGCAAAAATTGAGCGATCGCAACCAACAGGCAATAGAAGATTTAGCCACCATCCTCGATTTACCTGACTTACCCCGCCGCATCGAAGGTTATGACATTTCCCACATCCAGGGGTCAAATGCTGTAGCTTCTCAAGTTGTGTTTATCGATGGTTTGCCCGCCAAACAGCACTATCGGCACTACAAAATTAAAAATCCCACAGTCACAGTCGGACACTCTGATGATTTTGCTAGTCTCGCCGAAGTTATTGGGCGTCGCTTCCGCAAGTATGCTGAAGATCCAAAATTGGCACGAATTGGAAATCCTGACTGGCCGGATTTAATTATGATCGATGGCGGCAAAGGTCAGTTATCCTCGGTTGTAGCAGTCTTGCAAGAAATGAATTTATTGGAAGACTTGCGTGTCGTCAGTCTTGCCAAAAAGCGAGAAGAGATCTTTCTACCAGGAGAGTCTGAACCACTTGCAACCGACGCAGAACAACCGGGAGTACAACTTTTGCGACGGTTGCGAGATGAAGCGCATCGATTTGCTGTGAGTTTTCACCGTCAGCAACGCAGCGATAAATTGAAGCGATCGCGTTTAGATGAAATTCCTGGTTTAGGACACTATCGCCAAAAGCAGCTTTTGGGGTATTTTCGCTCTGTTGACTATATTCGGCAGGCCACACCTACACAAATAGCTGAAGTGCCGGGCATTGGTTCACGTTTGGCTCAAGAAATTTATGATTATTTTCATCCTTCTTGA
- a CDS encoding phenylpyruvate tautomerase MIF-related protein: MPLIKVQSSVSASEKAEVEAMLKNLSAKLAKHTGKPESYVMTAFEAGVPMTFAGNTDPVCYVEIKSVGTMKPEQTQVMSQDFCQEINQALGVPKNRIYIEFNDAKGYMWGWNGTTFG, encoded by the coding sequence ATGCCTTTGATAAAAGTACAATCTTCTGTATCTGCGTCTGAAAAAGCTGAAGTTGAGGCAATGCTCAAAAACTTATCAGCGAAGTTAGCTAAACATACCGGAAAACCCGAATCCTATGTAATGACAGCTTTTGAAGCGGGGGTTCCGATGACGTTTGCAGGCAATACAGATCCAGTTTGCTATGTAGAAATTAAAAGTGTGGGTACAATGAAGCCAGAACAAACTCAAGTGATGAGTCAGGACTTTTGCCAGGAGATTAATCAAGCGCTGGGTGTACCTAAAAATCGAATTTATATTGAGTTTAACGATGCCAAAGGGTATATGTGGGGCTGGAATGGCACGACTTTTGGTTGA
- the lgt gene encoding prolipoprotein diacylglyceryl transferase, with translation MALDIYALPLAFKFTSPGPIFVQLGPITIRWYGLLIATAVLIGVTLSQYLAKRRNVNPELISDLSIWLVIGAIPAARLYYVLFEWSKYAQNPGSIFAIWEGGIAIHGAILGGILAALIFAKLKRVSFWLLTDLVAPSLILGQAIGRWGNFFNSEAFGAPTNLPWKLYIPPERRPPELANFEYFHPTFLYESLWDLMVFALLMTLFFRSLRGKPSIKTGTLFMVYLAAYSLGRLWIEGLRTDSLMLGPLRIAQLVSLLGIVLGLAGLAWLYIAKRPLPDVVSTLQVDKERGR, from the coding sequence ATGGCACTAGATATTTACGCCTTGCCCTTGGCGTTTAAATTTACATCTCCTGGCCCGATTTTTGTGCAATTGGGGCCAATCACGATCCGCTGGTACGGCTTGTTAATTGCTACAGCAGTATTAATTGGCGTGACTCTTTCTCAGTACCTGGCAAAGCGCCGTAATGTTAATCCAGAGTTGATCAGTGATTTGTCAATTTGGCTGGTTATTGGGGCAATTCCAGCAGCACGGCTATATTATGTTTTGTTTGAGTGGTCAAAATACGCCCAGAACCCAGGAAGCATCTTTGCTATTTGGGAAGGAGGGATTGCTATTCATGGGGCAATTCTTGGTGGTATTCTGGCGGCTTTAATCTTTGCTAAACTCAAACGGGTTTCTTTCTGGCTACTGACAGATTTGGTGGCTCCTTCGCTGATTTTGGGACAGGCGATTGGACGTTGGGGCAATTTTTTTAACTCTGAAGCTTTTGGCGCTCCTACGAATTTACCCTGGAAGCTATATATTCCCCCAGAGCGTCGTCCCCCAGAATTAGCTAATTTTGAATACTTTCATCCTACCTTCCTTTATGAATCTCTGTGGGATTTAATGGTTTTTGCTTTGCTGATGACGTTGTTCTTTCGGAGTTTGCGGGGTAAACCATCTATCAAAACAGGTACGTTGTTTATGGTTTACTTAGCAGCCTACAGCCTGGGACGCCTGTGGATTGAAGGTCTGCGAACTGATAGCCTAATGCTTGGGCCGCTGCGAATCGCACAATTGGTAAGTTTACTGGGAATTGTTTTGGGATTAGCCGGATTAGCGTGGCTTTACATAGCTAAACGTCCATTACCAGATGTAGTTTCTACTCTCCAAGTTGATAAAGAGAGAGGGAGATAG
- a CDS encoding UbiD family decarboxylase, with protein MARDLRGFIKLVEEKGQLRRITAPVDPDLEIAEISNRMLQKGGPALLFENVKGSSIPVAINLMGTVERICWAMNMQHPQELEELGKKLAMLQQPKPPKKISQAIDFGKVLFDVLKAKPGRDFFPACQQVVMQGEDLDLNKLPFIRPYLGDAGKIITLGLVITKDCETGTPNVGVYRLQLQSHNTMTVHWLSVRGGARHLRKAAERGKKLEVAIALGVDPLIIMAAATPIPVDLSEWLFAGLYGGAGVQLAKCKTVNLEVPADSEIVLEGTITPGEVLPDGPFGDHMGYYGGVEDSPLIRFHCMTQRKDPIYLTTFSGRPPKEEAMMAIALNRIYTPILRQQVSEIVDFFLPMEALSYKAAIISIDKAYPGQARRAALAFWSALPQFTYTKFVIVVDKDINIRDPRQVVWAISSKVDPTRDVFILPNTPFDSLDFASEKIGLGGRMGIDATTKIPPETEHEWGAPLESDPEVAAMVERRWAEYGLADLQLGEVDPNLFGYDLK; from the coding sequence ATGGCAAGAGATTTACGAGGATTTATCAAGCTTGTGGAAGAAAAGGGACAATTACGGCGAATTACAGCGCCAGTTGACCCAGATTTAGAAATTGCGGAAATTTCCAACCGGATGCTGCAAAAAGGTGGTCCGGCGTTGCTGTTTGAAAACGTCAAAGGTTCATCCATACCTGTAGCAATCAACCTGATGGGGACGGTGGAAAGGATCTGCTGGGCGATGAATATGCAGCATCCCCAAGAGTTGGAGGAACTGGGGAAAAAGTTGGCGATGCTGCAACAACCCAAACCGCCAAAGAAGATTTCTCAGGCGATAGATTTTGGAAAGGTGCTGTTTGACGTATTGAAGGCGAAACCAGGACGAGATTTTTTCCCTGCTTGTCAGCAAGTAGTCATGCAAGGGGAAGATTTAGATTTAAATAAGTTACCTTTTATACGTCCTTATCTTGGTGATGCTGGCAAGATTATCACGCTGGGGCTTGTGATTACTAAAGATTGCGAGACGGGTACGCCAAATGTAGGTGTGTATCGCTTACAACTCCAATCTCACAATACCATGACCGTTCACTGGTTATCGGTGCGGGGTGGGGCAAGACATTTACGCAAAGCAGCAGAACGTGGGAAAAAATTAGAAGTAGCGATCGCTCTTGGTGTAGATCCTTTAATTATCATGGCGGCTGCTACACCGATTCCAGTAGATTTATCTGAGTGGCTGTTTGCTGGACTTTACGGCGGTGCAGGCGTGCAGTTAGCAAAGTGCAAAACTGTAAATTTGGAAGTTCCCGCCGATTCCGAAATTGTCTTGGAAGGGACGATAACACCAGGGGAAGTTTTGCCAGATGGCCCTTTTGGCGATCACATGGGTTATTACGGTGGTGTGGAAGATTCGCCTTTGATTCGCTTCCACTGCATGACGCAGCGCAAAGACCCGATTTATTTAACCACATTTAGCGGGCGTCCACCGAAAGAAGAAGCAATGATGGCGATCGCCCTCAATCGTATTTATACTCCGATTCTGCGGCAACAAGTTTCTGAAATCGTGGATTTCTTCTTGCCAATGGAGGCTTTGAGTTACAAAGCGGCGATTATATCTATTGATAAAGCCTATCCTGGGCAAGCACGACGGGCAGCATTGGCGTTTTGGAGTGCCTTACCGCAGTTTACATACACCAAGTTTGTGATTGTGGTCGATAAGGACATCAATATTAGAGATCCGCGTCAAGTGGTGTGGGCAATTAGTTCTAAAGTTGACCCCACACGGGATGTATTTATTCTGCCGAATACGCCCTTTGATAGTTTGGATTTTGCCAGTGAAAAGATTGGTTTGGGCGGACGTATGGGAATTGATGCTACTACGAAAATTCCGCCGGAAACCGAACACGAATGGGGTGCGCCTTTGGAGTCAGATCCGGAAGTGGCGGCGATGGTTGAGAGGCGCTGGGCTGAGTATGGTTTGGCAGATTTGCAGTTAGGGGAAGTTGACCCGAATTTGTTTGGTTACGATTTGAAGTAG
- a CDS encoding response regulator, whose product MSAQLLTIKQQFQSLISRRILLIEDNDINRMLLSDYLSYYRYEVQALPEGANFFATIDKFQPDLILLDLKLPDIDGYSLLEKIQQETNLSCIPVFVVSAFAFKSDQERAMKLGARRYFVKPVNLTELILAIEEELACKRI is encoded by the coding sequence ATGTCAGCGCAATTACTTACTATTAAACAGCAATTTCAATCACTTATAAGTAGAAGAATTCTACTAATTGAGGATAATGATATCAATAGAATGTTGCTTAGTGATTATCTAAGTTATTATAGATATGAAGTCCAAGCTTTGCCAGAGGGGGCTAATTTTTTTGCAACCATAGATAAATTCCAACCAGATCTAATTTTATTAGATTTAAAATTACCAGATATTGATGGTTATTCTCTCTTAGAGAAAATCCAGCAAGAAACAAATTTATCATGCATACCCGTGTTTGTGGTATCAGCTTTTGCTTTTAAGTCAGATCAGGAACGAGCCATGAAATTAGGCGCTCGTCGTTACTTTGTTAAACCTGTAAATCTGACCGAATTGATTCTAGCAATTGAAGAAGAGTTAGCTTGTAAGCGTATATAA
- the rlmN gene encoding 23S rRNA (adenine(2503)-C(2))-methyltransferase RlmN: MSATSVLSQIDSPIQTIAIPPLLGASVAELTAWVQQQGQPAYRGKQLHDWIYNKGVRSLADVSVFPKQWRAEVADIPIGRSTIHYRSVAPDGTVKYLLQLADGFIIETVGIPTYRRGGEWESGRGGENPKSLERLTVCVSTQVGCPMACDFCATGKGGYKRNLTRHEIVDQVLTVQEDFQQRVSNVVFMGMGEPLLNTDNVLAAIKSLNQDVGIGQRCMTVSTVGIRDRIRQFAQHELQVTLAVSLHAPNQALREKLIPTARAFKIDDLLAECREYVEITGRRVTFEYILLAGVNDLPEHAAELAKRLRGFQTHVNLIPYNPISEVDYKRPNRDRIQAFVKVLKQHHIAVSVRYSRGLEADAACGQLRASKQ; the protein is encoded by the coding sequence ATGTCTGCTACTTCTGTTTTGTCCCAGATTGACTCACCCATCCAAACAATAGCAATTCCTCCGCTACTAGGTGCTTCGGTGGCGGAGTTAACTGCTTGGGTGCAGCAGCAGGGACAACCCGCTTACCGAGGCAAGCAGCTGCATGATTGGATCTACAACAAGGGAGTGCGATCGCTTGCTGATGTTTCTGTCTTTCCCAAACAATGGCGTGCAGAAGTCGCAGATATTCCCATTGGACGTTCTACCATACACTACCGCTCTGTTGCTCCCGATGGTACTGTCAAATATCTTCTGCAACTGGCAGATGGATTTATCATTGAAACTGTCGGCATCCCTACCTATCGGAGAGGGGGAGAGTGGGAGAGTGGGAGAGGGGGGGAAAATCCCAAATCCTTAGAAAGATTGACGGTTTGCGTCTCAACTCAGGTAGGTTGTCCGATGGCGTGTGATTTCTGTGCCACTGGTAAAGGCGGCTATAAGCGCAATTTGACACGGCACGAAATTGTCGATCAGGTGTTGACGGTTCAAGAAGATTTTCAGCAAAGGGTTAGCAACGTTGTATTTATGGGTATGGGTGAACCGTTGCTGAATACAGATAATGTCCTTGCAGCCATCAAATCCCTTAATCAAGATGTGGGCATTGGACAGCGTTGCATGACTGTTTCTACAGTGGGGATACGCGATCGCATCCGTCAGTTTGCCCAACACGAACTGCAAGTTACCCTAGCGGTGAGTCTCCACGCACCTAACCAAGCACTGCGGGAAAAACTCATTCCTACTGCCCGCGCCTTCAAGATTGATGATTTACTGGCCGAATGTCGAGAATATGTAGAAATCACAGGACGCAGGGTTACTTTTGAATATATTCTCCTTGCCGGTGTCAACGATCTGCCAGAACACGCTGCCGAACTGGCAAAAAGGCTGCGAGGGTTCCAAACCCATGTTAATTTAATACCCTACAATCCTATTTCGGAAGTTGACTACAAACGCCCTAACCGCGATCGCATTCAAGCCTTTGTCAAAGTCCTCAAACAACATCATATCGCTGTCAGCGTGCGTTATTCTCGTGGTTTAGAAGCAGATGCCGCTTGTGGACAGTTGCGGGCAAGCAAGCAATAG
- the cobM gene encoding precorrin-4 C(11)-methyltransferase, with translation MRENTTKLCADKSNKNLKSAVYIVGAGPGDPDLLTIKAQKLLMAADVILFADSLVPQQILDFCRQDAEIVRTANKTLEEILPLMIERVRSHQSVVRLHSGDPSLYSAIHEQMYLLAEADIPFEVVPGISAFQAAAAKLKVELTVPGLVQTIILTRISGRTEVPPTEELASLAAHQASLCLYLSARHIEAAQAKLLEHYGADTPVAICYRLGWPDEKIWVVPLDKMANYTHEENLIRTTLYVISPALGEVIGRSRLYHPEHTHLFRPRG, from the coding sequence ATGCGTGAAAACACTACAAAGTTATGTGCTGATAAAAGCAACAAAAACTTAAAATCTGCCGTATATATTGTGGGAGCAGGCCCAGGAGATCCTGATTTATTAACTATTAAGGCACAAAAACTGTTGATGGCTGCGGATGTGATTTTATTTGCTGACTCTTTAGTACCTCAACAAATTTTAGATTTTTGTCGCCAAGATGCGGAGATCGTTCGGACTGCAAATAAGACTTTAGAAGAGATTTTGCCACTGATGATCGAACGAGTGCGATCGCACCAGTCTGTTGTTCGCCTTCATTCTGGCGATCCTAGTCTCTATAGTGCCATCCACGAGCAAATGTACCTCTTGGCAGAGGCAGACATCCCTTTTGAAGTTGTCCCAGGTATCAGCGCTTTTCAAGCCGCTGCTGCCAAACTCAAAGTAGAACTGACTGTTCCCGGTTTAGTTCAAACAATCATCCTGACTCGCATTAGCGGACGCACAGAAGTTCCCCCAACAGAAGAATTAGCTTCTCTCGCCGCCCATCAGGCTAGCCTCTGCCTTTATCTGAGTGCGCGTCACATCGAAGCAGCCCAAGCCAAATTACTCGAACACTATGGTGCTGATACTCCTGTGGCAATTTGCTATCGTCTTGGCTGGCCCGATGAAAAAATCTGGGTTGTCCCCCTTGACAAAATGGCAAATTATACCCATGAAGAAAATCTAATTCGCACCACACTTTATGTGATTAGTCCTGCACTAGGAGAAGTAATCGGGCGATCGCGTCTATATCACCCCGAACATACTCATCTATTTCGTCCCAGAGGATAA
- a CDS encoding S-layer homology domain-containing protein, producing the protein MSKITPAALVLATVIFYPSITLSQTPSDGRSTTPQPGCLSGYSDGTYRGSRPVTRYEFAAGMNACLNQVNELIPNRANLATKADFEVLIKRQLELNRQLRELNQRVDNIQK; encoded by the coding sequence ATGTCTAAAATTACTCCAGCTGCCTTAGTACTGGCAACAGTGATTTTCTACCCATCAATAACGCTGTCACAAACCCCAAGCGACGGACGCAGCACTACGCCTCAACCAGGTTGCTTGTCTGGTTATTCTGATGGTACATATCGCGGTTCGCGCCCAGTAACTCGCTATGAATTTGCTGCTGGCATGAATGCTTGTTTAAATCAGGTGAATGAACTGATTCCCAATAGGGCTAACTTGGCAACGAAAGCAGACTTTGAGGTTTTGATTAAGCGGCAACTAGAGTTAAATAGACAACTTCGAGAACTTAATCAGCGAGTTGATAATATTCAAAAATGA
- a CDS encoding transposase — protein sequence MHIAQNIHCPNCGSEGERYYISDSQLTRTQCQHCDYLMVCCTRTGKVIEAYAPGIYAPR from the coding sequence ATGCATATAGCACAAAACATTCACTGTCCAAATTGTGGCAGTGAAGGTGAAAGATATTATATTTCTGATAGCCAATTGACGCGGACACAATGCCAACACTGTGATTATTTGATGGTATGTTGCACGCGTACAGGGAAAGTAATTGAGGCTTATGCCCCTGGAATTTATGCACCTCGATAA